The genomic stretch CCCGATTATTCGCTTCGAATAATTTGTAACCAATTCCCGCCTCCCGCGCGTAATGCGACAATGCGAGTTCGGCAGGTCCTCCTCCAAGAATAGTGATTTCCTGCCCCATCAGTTGATGTTTATTTTGGATGTGGATGCACCATTGCTGTCCGACTCACGAATTCTTAAACTGAGATTAAAGATCGAAATCACGAGGGCGAAAAAATTCGCCAGAATCCCGATAATATCCCGATTACCAAAATAGAAATACACGATTAAAAGGAGACTGCCTGTTATGCTGAAATACCAGAAGTGAATAGGGAAAGTCGAAACACCCATTTTTTTGGAAAACCAGATTTGTATCGCCCAGCGCATTATAAAACAGCCAATTCCTACAAACCCAACCACGTGCCATAAAGAGAAGTTTTCAAAAGTGCTTATCAAAGAATTCATAGATACGTCTTCAAACGTTTCAAGTGAAGAGGAGAAGGTAAATACTTTAATATTGAACCAAGAAATAAATCGCCAGAGTCAGAAAAGAAAAATGTCCGTTTAACTATTGAAATAGGACTTCTGAATTAGTGGACTATCACAATGACTCTTGATGCTATTCATGTATTCAAATTGCGCATCTTCGATCTTTGGGACACAAATAAGTCCACAATTGCTGCCAACTTAATTTATGTCTCCTAAAACACCCTTAATCTTTTTCATGCTTCTTTCATTGGGCAGGACGTATGCACAAGAACCACTCAACCTTGCCTCGCCTGAAAAACATTCCTACATTGAAATAGAAGGAAATAGAGACGTCCATGCGTTCACGGATGCAGAAGTCAACGAAGGCCGGGTCTATGATTTTTATCAGCGACAGGCGGACTATTATATGAAGCAGGAATCCTTTCCCGAAATACTGCCAGCATTTCCAGGGCTTGATGCAGGGCTTCATGGCCACTGGGGTCTACATAGCGAGAATGACGGAGAAGACGGTCGCTGGAACAATATCGAAATGGGTCCTGTTTGGAGACAATCTGTTCGCTACGAACAACTCAATTTTGGAAAAGGGGTTTCCGCCCATTTAGGTGAAGCAGGAAGCATGGGAATTAGCTTTGACCCACTTTCGCTTAGCTATCGCTGCGTTTGGGAAGGCGGTTTTATTAATTTTGATCCCTGGAGATGGGGAACCTCACGAAATGCCCTTCCGGACGGAGATATGTGGTTTACCGATAACGATCCATCACTGGCATGGACCGTTGAATCAAAAGAGGCGAACTATACCTACCACGGTTACTATCGATTCGAGGATCGAATAATTTTCTCTTATGAAGTAAACGGAAAGCAAGTTCTGGATTCTCCTTGGTCGACAATGCAAAATGGAAAACCGATTCTACTTCGGACACTACACTTCCCTGATGGGTTTTCGGGAGGCCGTCATCGGTTAGGAACAATACCGAAGAATAAAGTAGTTGTTACTCATTTCAAAAAAGTCGCTGTAAACATTGAGAATGGTATCTATTGGTTGGATCTTCCAAAACTTCCACCAGAATCGCGCATCGGTATCGCCATCGGCAATACTGGATTCGTCAAAGATACTCATGCGAACGATGCTGCGGATGCACCATTATCAGAATTTCTAAATGGAGGTAACATTCAATGGCCTCAAAGCATAACCTTAAAAGGTTCCCTTGCGGCTAAGAATAATAATGGTGCCTATGTTTTGGATACCATTCCGGTCCCTTTCGATAACCCGTTTAAAAGCGTCATGCAACTCTCCGGGATCGCGTTCCTGAAAGATGGCTCCGCATTGGTCAGTTCACTGACAGGGGAGGTATGGAAGGTCACCGGACTTGATGAATCTCTCCGAAAAGTTACCTGGAAACGTTTCGCTACCGGTCTCAATCAACCCATGGGTATCCACATCGATGACGATGGCGTATTCGTAATGGAACGTGGTCAAATCACCCGACTCCTTGATCTAAACCGTGACGGCGAAGCAGATTTTTACGAAAACTGGGCTAACGACTTTGACGGACGAGATAAAAGCCATAGCCATTCGTTTGGACTCGTTCGAGCACAGGACGGGGCCTTTTACTTTGTT from Verrucomicrobiota bacterium encodes the following:
- a CDS encoding lipid-A-disaccharide synthase N-terminal domain-containing protein, translating into MNSLISTFENFSLWHVVGFVGIGCFIMRWAIQIWFSKKMGVSTFPIHFWYFSITGSLLLIVYFYFGNRDIIGILANFFALVISIFNLSLRIRESDSNGASTSKININ
- a CDS encoding plastocyanin/azurin family copper-binding protein, encoding MSPKTPLIFFMLLSLGRTYAQEPLNLASPEKHSYIEIEGNRDVHAFTDAEVNEGRVYDFYQRQADYYMKQESFPEILPAFPGLDAGLHGHWGLHSENDGEDGRWNNIEMGPVWRQSVRYEQLNFGKGVSAHLGEAGSMGISFDPLSLSYRCVWEGGFINFDPWRWGTSRNALPDGDMWFTDNDPSLAWTVESKEANYTYHGYYRFEDRIIFSYEVNGKQVLDSPWSTMQNGKPILLRTLHFPDGFSGGRHRLGTIPKNKVVVTHFKKVAVNIENGIYWLDLPKLPPESRIGIAIGNTGFVKDTHANDAADAPLSEFLNGGNIQWPQSITLKGSLAAKNNNGAYVLDTIPVPFDNPFKSVMQLSGIAFLKDGSALVSSLTGEVWKVTGLDESLRKVTWKRFATGLNQPMGIHIDDDGVFVMERGQITRLLDLNRDGEADFYENWANDFDGRDKSHSHSFGLVRAQDGAFYFVNWKDVYRTGSDRKTDLFAYGVRNCMGVGIDAQGRVLVGPQEGTDTPASMVIEVQQGEFYGHPGDGPVSTIAAPLCFIPRGIDNSTGGFIAATSEQWGPLNNHTIGLSYGYSTHYLVLRDDSTSVPQGATVPLDGDFSSGIMRGAFSPKDGQLYTVGMDGWGDYSVTDGCLQRVRYTGQPFRKPIGFQVHSNGIRIDFTILLDKSISTDPNNFFVQQWDYEYAKRYGSPEFSHRTPDSLGHDPVKVRSVVLLNSGKSLFLEMPDIEPVMQMHIRMHGAESDGKTFKTDLFPSILQLGKHFDAPGIITAVEHKHSTIHLRIDNPTSSSIVTESGSFIEGERTIVLKAGNTLQFDLNLIEATAGEAIKLIFENPDIMPHNVVFVTEGNLKKVGDLSFSMLNDPKAADKHYTPEVPEVIANTFIVQPGGKHTLHFQAPKEPGDHHFVCTFPGHWLTMNGAFRVTKE